Proteins from one Impatiens glandulifera chromosome 2, dImpGla2.1, whole genome shotgun sequence genomic window:
- the LOC124925734 gene encoding multiple RNA-binding domain-containing protein 1, whose protein sequence is MSRLCVKNLPKYVSEDRLREFFSQKGEVTDAKLMRTKDGKSRQFGFVGFRSENEALVALKYFNNSYLDTCRINCEVARKVGDPDIPRPWSRHSLKKVEDLNEVKRAKDAKDLGLASDTDHKKKKKKNKNSDSNDSQLQEFLQVMQPRTKSQLWSNDALTDAAVNTNNVVLPVRKKIASLLESDETETNENDSLDTKRDNKLTNLDHDVVMSDMDYLKSRTKKEWSDSLSGDAEVDDENDAGHCKDDGNINKSLKKSYEGQGPQKVSGMGVDDLDVNNNASRMIMEDKHADDEMLDASEPSTGKDDMKEGLESCRLFVRNLPYTATEEELEEQFGKFGSISQVHVVVDKDTKRSKGFAYVFYTDAKSAARALEQLDNSVFQGRLLHVMPAKEKLLPQKQEFGILVNGSSKSFKQKREDERKASEANGNTQAWNSLFMRPDTVVENIARKFGVSKSDLLDREADDLAVRIALGETQVLADTKRGLANAGINITALEGLANGKNDGVKRSNHVILVKNLPYGSSEGELAKMFEKYGNLDKIVLPSTKTLALVIFLEPAEARAAFKGLAYKRYKDAPLYLEWAPGNILDANTASVIDANTVIVGEKEAKKAFLEQQVEGIVDDDADPDRIESRSVFVKNLNFKTTDESLKKYFDEKLKEGKILSVSVKKHVKNGKNVSMGFGFIELDSVDTAANVCRDLQGTVFDGHALILQLCHGKKGEKAKKTVDKDRSSTKLIVRNVAFEATEKDLRQLFSPFGQVKSLRLPMRFGNHRGFGFVEFLTKQETQNALEALSNTHLYGRHLVLERAKEGESLEELRARTAAQFNDDNSSSVTKLSKKRKHSDEFDEM, encoded by the exons AT GTCTCGCTTATGCGTGAAGAATCTGCCCAAGTATGTTTCCGAAGATCGTCTTAGAGAATTCTTTTCTCAAAAGGGAGAAGTAACCGACGCCAAGCTCATGCGTACCAA AGATGGCAAGAGCAGGCAATTCGGGTTTGTCGGATTTCGTTCGGAGAATGAAGCTCTAGTAGCTCTCAAGTACTTCAACAATTCTTACCTGGACACTTGCAGAATTAATTGTGAG GTTGCTAGGAAAGTTGGGGATCCAGATATACCGCGTCCTTGGAGTCGTCATTCACTTAAGAAAGTTGAGGACTTGAATGAGGTAAAGAGAGCAAAGGATGCAAAGGACTTGGGTCTAGCAAGTGATACAGATcataagaagaaaaagaaaaagaacaagaacAGTGACAGTAATGACTCTCAGCTGCAAGAGTTCCTTCAGGTTATGCAGCCTCGGACTAAGTCACAACTGTGGTCAAATGATGCATTGACAGATGCAGCGGTTAATACTAATAATGTTGTTCTGCCCGTGAGAAAGAAAATAGCTTCTCTGCTTGAATCAGATGAAACTGAAACTAATGAAAATGATTCcttagacactaaaagggataACAAGTTAACGAATTTGGACCATGATGTTGTTATGTCAGacatggattatttaaaaagtagGACCAAAAAGGAATGGTCTGATTCTTTAAGTGGGGATGCAGAAGTTGATGATGAAAATGATGCTGGCCATTGTAAGGATGATGGTAACATTAACAAGTCACTGAAGAAAAGCTATGAAGGTCAAGGACCTCAAAAAGTAAGTGGTATGGGAGTCGATGACCTTGACGTTAACAATAATGCTTCTAGAATGATCATGGAAGACAAACATGCTGATGACGAGATGCTGGATGCAAGTGAGCCATCGACGGGAAAAGATGATATGAAAGAGGGCCTTGAGAGTTGCCGTCTCTTTGTTCGAAACCTTCCATATACAGCCAC TGAAGAAGAGCTGGAAGAACAATTTGGCAAATTCGGTAGTATTTCACAGGTCCATGTTGTTGTTGATAAAGATACAAAGCGATCCAAAGGATTTGCGTATGTATTCTACACGGATGCAAAATCTGCAGCTAG ggCTTTAGAGCAATTGGACAATTCAGTCTTTCAGGGAAGATTGTTGCATGTCATGCCAGCAAAGGAGAAACTTCTTCCTCAGAAACAAGA GTTCGGTATCTTGGTGAATGGatcttcaaaatcatttaaGCAAAAGAGGGAAGATGAGAGAAAGGCATCTGAAGCTAATGGAAATACACAAGCTTGGAACAGTTTGTTTATGCGCCCTGATACT GTTGTGGAAAACATAGCAAGGAAATTTGGTGTTAGCAAAAGTGATTTGCTTGATAGAGAAGCAGATGATCTTGCTGTGAGAATTGCGTTGGGTGAAACTCAAGTGCTCGCTGATACTAAAAGAGGACTTGCAAATGCTGGCATCAATATAACAGCACTGGAGGGACTTGCTAATGGGAAAAATGATGGTGTCAAGAGGAGCAATCATGTTATATTAGTGAAGAATTTGCCATATGGATCTTCTGAAGGTGAACTGGCCAAAATGTTTGAGAAATATGGAAATCTAGATAAAATTGTTCTCCCTTCAACAAAAACGCTGGCTCTG GTTATTTTCTTAGAACCAGCTGAAGCACGCGCAGCTTTTAAGGGGTTAGCCTACAAGCGATACAA GGATGCTCCACTATATTTGGAGTGGGCACCTGGTAACATTCTTGATGCAAATACGGCATCAGTAATTGATGCAAACACTGTTATTGTTGGTGAAAAAGAAGCTAAGAAGGCGTTTTTAGAGCAACAAGTTGAAGGGATAGTAGATGATGACGCTGATCCTGATAGAATTGAG TCCCGTTCAGTTTTCGTAAAGAATCTGAACTTCAAAACAACAGATGAGAGTTTGAAAAAGTATTTTGATGAAAAGCTGAAAGAAGGAAAGATCCTTAGTGTCAGT GTGAAAAAACACGTGAAAAATGGGAAGAATGTTTCAATGGGTTTTGGTTTCATAGAACTCGACTCTGTAGACACAGCAGCGAATGTTTGCAGAGATTTACAG GGAACTGTATTTGATGGACATGCTCTCATATTGCAACTATGTCATGGTAAGAAGGGTGAAAAGGCAAAAAAAACTGTTGACAAAGATCGAAGTTCAACAAAGTTAATTGTAAGAAACGTAGCATTTGAGGCTACCGAGAAAGATCTCAGACAGCTCTTCAGTCCATTTGGTCAA GTTAAAAGCCTGAGACTTCCAATGAGGTTTGGTAATCATAGAGGTTTCGGTTTTGTGGAGTTTTTGACAAAGCAAGAGACACAAAACGCACTTGAAGCTCTCTCAAACACGCATTTATATGGACGACATCTG GTATTGGAAAGAGCCAAGGAAGGGGAAAGCTTGGAAGAGTTGCGTGCTCGAACAGCTGCCCAGTTTAACGATGATAATAGTTCGAGCGTAACCAAGTTGTCTAAGAAAAGGAAGCATTCGGATGAATTTGATGAAATGTAG
- the LOC124925505 gene encoding homeobox-leucine zipper protein REVOLUTA-like yields MAMVMHHQQYRENNTATINNLLDAGKYVRYTAEQVEALERVYAECPKPTSLRRQQLIRDCPILANIETKQIKVWFQNRRCREKQRNESSQLQTVNRKLSAMNKLLMEENDRLQKQVSQLVCENGFMRKQLQGASAATADGSCESIVTTPRHSLKDANNPAGLLSIAEETLAEFLSKATGTAVDWVQMPGMKPGPDSVGIFAISQSCSGVAARACGLVSLDPTKIVEILKDRPSWFRDCRSLEVFTMFPAGNGGTIELVYCQTYAPTTLAPARDFWTLRYTASLDNGSLVVCERSLTGSGAGPHPTSASQFVRGEMLPSGYLIRPCEGGGSIIHIVDHLNLEAWSVPEVLRPLYQSSKVVAHKMTIAALRYIKQIAQETSGEVVYGLGRQPAVLRTFSQRLSRGFQDAVNGFNDDGWSLMSCDGNEDVIVSINSTKSLGALSSHSNSPSLLGGVLCAKASMLLQNVPPAVLVRFLREHRSEWADFNIDAYSAAALKTSAYMYPGMRPTKFTGGQVIMPLGHTIEHQEMLEVVRLEGHPLSQEDPFTSRDIHLLQICSGMDENAVGACSELVFAPIDEMFADDSPLLPSGFRIIPLHSKPSNTQDTLTTNQTTLDLTSSLEVGQTTNGHNSPDASSNQNMRSVLTIAFQFPFENNMEDNIAAMARQYVRTVISSVQRVAMAISPSGLSPTIGPKLSTDSPEALTLSHWISQSYSYHIGNQLLSSDPVSGDSVLKQLWQHQDAILCCSTKSLPALIFANQAGLDMLETTLVALQDLTLDKIFDDSGRKALLSEFSKIMQQGFAYLPAGICMSAMGRHISYEQAIAWKVLAAEENSVHCLAFSFVNWSFV; encoded by the exons ATGGCGATGGTTATGCACCACCAGCAGTACAGAGAGAATAACACCGCCACCATCAACAACCTTTTGGATGCTGGAAAATATGTTCGCTATACCGCTGAGCAAGTCGAAGCTTTGGAGCGGGTATATGCAGAATGTCCCAAACCTACTTCTTTACGCAGGCAACAGCTGATCCGGGACTGTCCAATTTTAGCTAATATCGAGACCAAGCAGATCAAAGTCTGGTTTCAGAATCGTAG GTGCAGGGAGAAGCAACGGAATGAGTCTTCACAGCTTCAAACTGTCAACAGAAAGTTATCTGCGATGAACAAGTTGTTGATGGAGGAAAATGATCGGTTGCAGAAACAGGTCTCGCAGTTGGTATGCGAGAATGGATTCATGAGAAAACAATTGCAAGGC GCATCTGCAGCAACTGCTGATGGAAGCTGTGAATCTATCGTTACCACTCCTCGGCATTCCTTAAAAGATGCTAATAATCCTGCTGG ACTGTTGTCGATTGCGGAAGAAACGCTGGCAGAGTTCCTTTCTAAGGCGACCGGAACTGCTGTTGATTGGGTCCAGATGCCTGGGATGAAG CCTGGTCCGGATTCTGTTGGGATCTTTGCTATTTCACAGAGTTGCAGTGGAGTGGCCGCTAGAGCCTGTGGCTTAGTTAGTTTAGACCCCACGAAG ATAGTTGAAATACTGAAAGATCGCCCATCTTGGTTCCGAGACTGTCGGAGCCTTGAAGTTTTCACGATGTTTCCTGCTGGGAATGGGGGCACAATAGAGCTGGTCTACTGCCAg ACGTATGCTCCAACTACCCTTGCCCCTGCTCGGGATTTTTGGACTCTAAGATACACTGCAAGTTTGGACAATGGAAGTCTTGTG GTTTGTGAGAGGTCCCTCACTGGTTCTGGTGCTGGGCCACATCCAACTTCTGCGTCACAATTTGTTAGAGGAGAAATGCTTCCAAGTGGCTATTTGATTCGGCCTTGTGAGGGTGGAGGTTCAATTATCCATATAGTAGACCACCTTAACCTTGAG GCTTGGAGTGTGCCAGAGGTATTGAGGCCACTTTATCAATCTTCAAAAGTAGTTGCCCATAAAATGACTATTGCG GCACTGCGTTATATTAAGCAAATAGCTCAGGAGACAAGTGGTGAGGTGGTATATGGGCTTGGGAGGCAACCAGCTGTTCTGCGAACATTTAGCCAGAGATTGAGCAG GGGCTTCCAAGATGCTGTCAATGGATTCAATGATGATGGTTGGTCGCTAATGAGCTGTGATGGCAATGAAGATGTCATAGTTTCCATTAATTCAACAAAAAGCTTGGGTGCTTTATCCTCTCATTCTAATTCTCCATCTTTACTTGGAGGCGTACTATGCGCTAAGGCATCAATGCTACTGCAA AATGTCCCACCTGCAGTGCTGGTTAGATTCCTTAGAGAGCACCGTTCAGAATGGGCGGATTTCAATATTGATGCTTATTCTGCTGCTGCATTGAAAACCAGCGCATACATGTATCCAGGCATGAGGCCTACAAAATTTACAGGAGGTCAAGTTATCATGCCACTCGGTCATACAATTGAACATCAAGAG ATGCTTGAAGTCGTAAGACTTGAAGGACACCCTTTATCTCAAGAGGATCCTTTCACATCGAGGGACATTCATTTGCTCCAG atatgtAGTGGAATGGATGAGAACGCTGTGGGAGCATGCTCTGAACTGGTGTTCGCTCCAATTGATGAAATGTTCGCAGATGATTCCCCGCTTCTTCCATCTGGCTTTCGAATCATTCCATTGCATTCAAAACCA TCAAATACACAGGATACTTTGACAACAAACCAGACAACATTGGATCTAACATCCAGCCTTGAAGTAGGCCAAACAACAAATGGTCATAACTCTCCAGACGCATCGTCGAACCAAAACATGCGATCAGTATTGACCATAGCCTTTCAGTTCCCCTTTGAGAACAATATGGAGGATAACATCGCTGCAATGGCTCGTCAATATGTCCGCACTGTAATTTCCTCAGTCCAGAGAGTTGCTATGGCTATATCTCCATCTGGTTTGAGTCCCACCATTGGACCAAAGCTATCTACAGACTCTCCAGAAGCTTTAACTCTATCTCACTGGATCTCCCAGAGTTATAG TTACCATATCGGAAACCAATTGCTGAGTTCTGATCCTGTCAGTGGTGACTCAGTCTTGAAGCAACTGTGGCAGCACCAGGATGCCATACTATGCTGCTCAACAAAG TCGCTTCCGGCTTTAATATTCGCAAACCAAGCAGGACTTGACATGCTAGAGACGACTCTAGTGGCATTACAAGACTTAACATTGGACAAGATATTCGATGATTCTGGACGCAAAGCACTATTATCAGAGTTCTCTAAAATTATGCAGCAG GGATTTGCATACTTACCGGCTGGAATTTGCATGTCAGCAATGGGACGCCACATTTCATATGAACAGGCGATAGCATGGAAAGTCCTTGCTGCCGAAGAGAACAGCGTGCATTGTCTTGCATTCTCCTTTGTTAACTGGTCATTTGTATGA
- the LOC124927709 gene encoding CASP-like protein 5A2 produces the protein MPVSHPSVHPVEAPPSPLADGRNEPLRPRMKDIQGMPGTVIDVILRFSQFVFAAAALCVMATTSDFSSVTAFRYLVAAVGIQSLWSLSLAIADIYALLVGRCLQNNNIIVGLFATGDGITSTLTYAAACGSAGITLLLSRDLDLCYMNHCIQFQTATAMAFLCWFTAFLSFILNSWFFVSRT, from the exons ATGCCTGTAAGTCACCCGTCAGTTCACCCGGTGGAAGCGCCGCCGTCTCCTCTGGCGGACGGCAGAAATGAGCCACTGAGACCTAGGATGAAGGATATACAGGGCATGCCAGGAACAGTTATTGACGTTATCTTGAGATTCTCGCAGTTTGTATTTGCAGCCGCAGCTCTCTGCGTTATGGCTACAACCAGTGACTTTTCTTCTGTCACTGCCTTTCG TTATCTTGTTGCTGCTGTTGGCATACAAAGCTTGTGGAGTTTGTCACTAGCTATAGCTGATATATATGCCCTTCTAGTTGGCCGGTGTTTgcagaataataatataatcgtTGGCTTATTTGCTACCGGTGATGGG ATAACATCTACTTTAACATATGCAGCAGCATGTGGAAGTGCTGGTATCACATTACTTTTAAGTAGGGATCTTGATTTGTGTTATATGAACCATTGCATACAGTTTCAGACAGCCACAGCTATGGCTTTCCTCTGTTGGTTTACTGCTTTCCTATCATTTATATTGAATTCCTGGTTCTTTGTATCTCGCACATGA